One Candidatus Sysuiplasma acidicola genomic window carries:
- a CDS encoding CDC48 family AAA ATPase, with amino-acid sequence MNEGITLKVARAHHQSEVGLGRARVDTATRTELQVEVGDIIEIIGKRKTAAKVFRASHEDENKGIIRIDGMIRGNAGVSIGEKIVAKKAEAQRASKVVVAPKIPQGKKVKFGQGVEDLFKKGLMNRPLVKGDEIIIPNIALIGDFLPFVVISTVPSAVVTVAETTELMVKNEAVEISEVAAPMITYDDVGGLENELQRVREMIELPLKHPELFERLGIDPPKGVLLYGPPGTGKTLIAKAVANEAGASFYSIQGPEIMSKYYGQSEEKLREKFEEAEKSGPSIIFIDELDSIAPKREEVQGEVERRVVAQLLTLMDGLSKRGHVIVIGATNREDAIDPALRRPGRFDREIEIGVPTRDGRREIMLIHTRRMPLEEGFNLEKFIDLTYGFVGADLAALAREAAMKTLVRYIPEIDLDKPIPADILEKMKVCEADFYNALKEVEPSAMREVQVEIPNVTWKDVGGLEQIKKELWEAIELPLKSPDSLKRLGVNPPRGILLYGPPGTGKTLIAKAIANETKANFIAVKGPEVMSKWVGESEKAIRQIFKKAKQVSPSIIFLDELDAIAPQRGLNYDSGASERVVDQILTSLDGLESLGSVTVVAATNRPDIVDKALLRPGRFDKIMLIPVPDRDSRLEILKVHMAAMPLKGVDIEDIAERTEGFVGADIESLCREAAFNALRGSMDATEVRMQDFEKALTTVFPSTNEETMRYYEKFGHDLKTSLVRKGEKAGYGYYR; translated from the coding sequence ATGAACGAAGGAATAACACTCAAGGTTGCCCGTGCACATCACCAGTCTGAAGTTGGACTGGGAAGGGCGAGGGTAGACACAGCCACGAGAACTGAACTGCAGGTGGAAGTAGGGGACATTATTGAGATCATAGGAAAGAGAAAAACTGCAGCAAAGGTATTCAGGGCATCTCACGAAGACGAGAACAAGGGTATCATACGCATTGACGGAATGATACGTGGGAATGCCGGCGTGAGCATAGGGGAGAAAATAGTAGCGAAAAAGGCGGAGGCGCAGAGGGCCTCTAAGGTGGTTGTCGCGCCGAAGATACCGCAGGGGAAGAAAGTCAAATTTGGCCAGGGAGTTGAGGATCTTTTCAAAAAAGGCCTTATGAACAGACCTCTGGTCAAAGGGGACGAAATAATAATACCAAACATTGCACTGATAGGGGACTTTCTTCCTTTCGTTGTCATATCCACGGTGCCGTCGGCAGTGGTCACGGTTGCCGAGACTACTGAACTGATGGTAAAGAATGAGGCTGTCGAAATTAGCGAGGTTGCCGCGCCGATGATCACCTACGACGATGTCGGCGGCCTCGAAAACGAGCTGCAGCGGGTTAGAGAGATGATCGAGCTTCCGCTCAAACACCCGGAACTCTTTGAACGGCTTGGAATAGATCCGCCAAAGGGCGTACTGCTCTACGGCCCGCCGGGAACAGGTAAGACGCTCATTGCAAAAGCCGTTGCCAATGAGGCCGGAGCTAGCTTTTACTCAATACAGGGTCCGGAGATCATGAGCAAGTATTATGGCCAGAGCGAGGAGAAGCTCAGAGAGAAATTCGAGGAAGCGGAAAAAAGCGGACCGAGTATAATCTTCATAGATGAATTGGATTCGATAGCTCCGAAGAGAGAGGAAGTGCAGGGAGAGGTTGAGCGCAGGGTTGTAGCGCAGCTGCTCACGCTCATGGACGGACTGAGCAAGAGGGGGCATGTCATAGTCATAGGGGCGACGAACAGGGAAGATGCCATAGATCCGGCGCTGAGGAGGCCGGGGAGATTTGATCGTGAAATAGAGATTGGCGTTCCTACACGCGACGGCAGAAGGGAAATCATGCTCATTCACACCAGAAGGATGCCGCTGGAAGAGGGTTTCAATCTCGAAAAATTCATTGACCTGACGTATGGCTTTGTCGGAGCAGATCTGGCGGCGCTTGCAAGGGAAGCCGCCATGAAGACACTGGTACGCTACATACCAGAAATAGATCTGGACAAACCGATTCCGGCCGATATACTGGAGAAGATGAAAGTATGCGAGGCTGATTTCTACAACGCGCTGAAGGAGGTCGAGCCGAGCGCAATGAGGGAAGTCCAGGTCGAGATACCAAATGTAACATGGAAGGACGTCGGCGGTCTGGAACAGATAAAGAAAGAACTCTGGGAGGCAATCGAACTTCCTCTCAAGTCGCCCGACTCACTGAAGCGCCTGGGTGTCAATCCGCCGAGAGGCATATTGCTCTACGGCCCGCCTGGAACGGGTAAGACGCTCATTGCCAAGGCAATCGCAAACGAAACAAAGGCGAATTTCATTGCCGTGAAAGGGCCGGAAGTCATGAGCAAATGGGTGGGCGAAAGCGAGAAGGCTATAAGGCAGATATTCAAGAAAGCCAAGCAGGTATCGCCGAGCATCATATTCCTTGACGAACTTGATGCAATTGCACCGCAGCGCGGGTTGAATTATGACTCGGGAGCCAGCGAGAGGGTGGTCGATCAGATACTCACTTCACTTGACGGTCTCGAATCTTTGGGTTCCGTTACTGTAGTGGCTGCCACCAACAGGCCGGATATTGTAGACAAGGCTCTGCTCAGACCGGGCAGGTTCGACAAAATTATGCTCATACCGGTGCCTGACCGGGACTCCAGGCTGGAAATACTGAAAGTGCACATGGCTGCAATGCCGCTGAAAGGCGTGGACATCGAGGATATTGCGGAACGGACGGAAGGTTTCGTGGGTGCGGACATCGAATCACTGTGCAGGGAAGCTGCATTCAATGCACTGCGCGGGTCAATGGATGCCACCGAGGTCAGGATGCAGGACTTTGAAAAGGCGCTGACAACCGTGTTTCCCTCGACAAATGAGGAAACGATGCGCTATTACGAGAAGTTCGGGCACGATCTAAAGACATCGCTCGTGCGCAAGGGTGAAAAGGCAGGATACGGCTATTACAGGTGA
- a CDS encoding peptidase C39 family protein: MRLDVPFYRQTLDFTCGAACLVMALSFFDRTFRMSRDEEIDLWREATSVEVLGIGRYGLSLPLLRRGYSVEISTNVEGPEFLERIKKRLGADRMKTFHELYRERMERAIALGLVENRKEEVKLSDISETLSADGLPVLLSDAGPLGDDEAPHWIVVTGIDDESIHFNNPLAESGSSLPLSDFKKINGFRGEQTLVSAYAK, translated from the coding sequence ATGAGACTTGACGTTCCGTTTTACAGGCAGACACTTGACTTCACGTGTGGTGCAGCGTGCCTTGTGATGGCTCTGTCGTTTTTTGATCGCACCTTCAGGATGAGCAGGGATGAGGAGATAGATCTCTGGCGTGAGGCGACAAGCGTTGAAGTCCTCGGAATTGGGCGTTATGGACTTTCACTGCCGTTGCTGAGACGCGGATACAGTGTCGAGATATCGACAAACGTGGAAGGGCCCGAATTCCTTGAAAGGATAAAGAAAAGGCTTGGAGCAGATCGCATGAAGACGTTCCATGAGCTTTACAGGGAGAGGATGGAGCGGGCAATCGCGCTGGGGCTTGTCGAGAACAGGAAGGAAGAAGTCAAGCTCAGTGACATTTCTGAAACACTTTCAGCCGACGGTCTGCCTGTGCTGCTGTCAGATGCAGGGCCCCTCGGGGATGACGAAGCGCCGCACTGGATTGTTGTTACAGGGATCGACGATGAGAGCATTCATTTCAACAATCCGCTGGCGGAGTCGGGGAGTTCGCTGCCTCTCTCCGATTTCAAAAAGATTAACGGCTTCCGGGGAGAGCAGACTCTCGTTTCCGCATACGCAAAATGA
- a CDS encoding PRC-barrel domain-containing protein, translating into MPARKFITELKGKTVMTEDGQILGLIDNFIIETATGSIENVLVIPAEEIEPRLFRTDDQGRLVLPFSEMRAVKDVVVMNMK; encoded by the coding sequence ATGCCTGCGAGAAAATTCATAACCGAACTGAAGGGTAAAACTGTAATGACCGAGGACGGTCAGATACTCGGCCTTATAGATAATTTCATCATCGAGACAGCTACTGGCAGTATAGAGAACGTCCTTGTCATACCTGCCGAGGAAATCGAACCGCGTCTTTTCAGAACAGACGATCAGGGAAGACTTGTCCTGCCGTTCAGCGAGATGAGGGCAGTCAAGGACGTGGTCGTCATGAACATGAAATAA